A section of the Streptomyces xinghaiensis S187 genome encodes:
- a CDS encoding GroES family chaperonin — translation MSQNVTHDDKLPIRMLHDRVLVRTDIAEGERRSTGGIVIPATAAVGRRLAWAEVVAVGQNVRTVEPGDRVLYDPEDRAEVEVRGVAYVLMRERDLHAVAAERLEGAEDSTGLYL, via the coding sequence GTGAGCCAGAACGTTACGCACGATGACAAGTTGCCCATCCGCATGCTGCACGACCGGGTGCTCGTCCGCACGGACATCGCGGAGGGCGAGCGGCGCTCCACGGGTGGCATCGTCATCCCCGCGACCGCCGCGGTCGGCCGCCGCCTGGCCTGGGCCGAGGTGGTGGCGGTGGGGCAGAACGTCCGGACGGTGGAGCCGGGCGACCGGGTGCTCTACGACCCGGAGGACCGGGCCGAGGTCGAGGTCCGCGGGGTGGCGTACGTCCTGATGCGGGAGCGGGATCTGCACGCGGTGGCGGCCGAGCGCCTGGAGGGCGCGGAGGATTCCACGGGGCTCTATCTCTGA
- a CDS encoding transglycosylase domain-containing protein — protein MSDEPQHQKPPSPEPEPEREPGNGPEPGPGGRPEPGPTEPAAAPEAGGDGGGQSAGDTGHGAADEAAQGHGAGTADAAAGAAGAGDGAADAGTGAGAGAGAGAGAGAGAGAGDAAAGADAGAGAGAARRAQRTGFRRYLPTWRIVLGGVLLTVLLLSGGFATAYLLVGIPAANEHAVRQGNVYLYSDGTQLATDGDVNRQNVELDRVPEHVRRAVLSAEDRDFYTESAVDPQAMLRGAWNTATGKGKQSGSTITQQYVKNYYLAQDQTLTRKAKEFIIAIKLDQETSKDEILEGYLNTSYFGRRAYGIQAAAHAYYRKHVEDLTTAEGAYLAALLNAPGYYDIATHPENKARALARWNYVLDGMVDEGWLSRSERSRMEFPTPAEGRPSSGMSGQRGYLVEAVKQYLSAHGIIGEDALEAGGHRIVTTIDRKRQDAFVEAVDEQLMSKLDKKERKVDRYVRAGGASIDPKTGKVVAMYGGIDYTEQYVNNATRRDYQVGSTFKPFVLAAAVDKGSKTLDGRPITPNARYDGTSGRAVQARSGSTDYKPENEDERSYGQLTVAEATDKSVNAVYAQMAQDVGPATVRRTAVGLGLPEDTPDLTPDPSVALGVATASVLDMTEAYATLANHGEHREPVLVTKITKGDRELDLPRKETERAVSREAADTTTSVLKGVVEKGTGTAASSAGRPAAGKTGTAEEDRAAWFAGYTPDLATVVAVMGQDSETGEQKKLYGATGMARINGGGYPAQIWGQYTAAALKGSPAEKFDLKPMEGANDPDPGAPGDAFEEAGEAEGPREDTGETGAAENPGETGGTDGPETSAPPTASEPPPTDDGKGGGSGGDTGGTDGGTDGGTDGGADSGGSTGGDTGGTGGDTGGTDSTGGTDGGADGGGGTDTAGADTASTTT, from the coding sequence ATGAGCGACGAGCCGCAGCACCAGAAACCGCCTTCCCCGGAGCCGGAACCGGAGCGGGAACCGGGGAACGGGCCGGAGCCGGGGCCGGGAGGGCGACCGGAACCGGGACCCACCGAGCCGGCTGCCGCCCCGGAAGCGGGCGGCGACGGCGGCGGGCAGAGCGCCGGGGACACCGGACACGGGGCCGCGGACGAAGCCGCACAGGGACACGGGGCCGGCACCGCCGACGCCGCGGCCGGGGCCGCCGGAGCCGGAGACGGGGCTGCCGATGCCGGTACGGGAGCCGGTGCGGGAGCCGGTGCGGGAGCCGGTGCGGGAGCCGGTGCGGGAGCCGGAGACGCGGCTGCCGGTGCCGATGCCGGTGCGGGAGCCGGCGCCGCACGCCGCGCGCAGCGCACCGGCTTCCGCCGCTACCTGCCCACCTGGCGGATCGTGCTGGGCGGCGTCCTGCTGACCGTCCTCCTCCTCAGCGGCGGCTTCGCCACCGCCTACCTGCTCGTCGGCATCCCGGCCGCCAACGAGCACGCCGTCCGGCAGGGCAACGTCTACCTCTACTCCGACGGCACCCAGCTCGCCACCGACGGCGACGTCAACCGCCAGAACGTCGAACTCGACCGGGTGCCCGAACACGTCCGGCGGGCCGTCCTCTCCGCCGAGGACCGCGACTTCTACACCGAGTCGGCCGTCGACCCGCAGGCCATGCTGCGCGGAGCCTGGAACACCGCCACCGGCAAGGGAAAGCAGTCCGGCTCGACGATCACCCAGCAGTACGTGAAGAACTACTACCTGGCCCAGGACCAGACCCTCACCCGCAAGGCCAAGGAATTCATCATCGCCATCAAGCTCGACCAGGAGACGAGCAAGGACGAGATCCTCGAGGGCTACCTCAACACCAGCTACTTCGGCCGCCGCGCCTACGGCATCCAGGCCGCCGCGCACGCCTACTACCGCAAGCACGTCGAGGACCTGACCACCGCCGAGGGCGCCTACCTCGCCGCGCTGCTCAACGCCCCCGGCTACTACGACATCGCCACCCACCCGGAGAACAAGGCCCGCGCCCTCGCCCGCTGGAACTACGTCCTGGACGGCATGGTCGACGAGGGCTGGCTCAGCCGCTCCGAACGCTCCCGCATGGAGTTCCCCACCCCCGCCGAGGGGCGGCCCTCCTCCGGGATGAGCGGCCAGCGCGGCTATCTCGTCGAGGCCGTCAAGCAGTACCTCTCCGCCCACGGCATCATCGGCGAGGACGCCCTCGAAGCGGGCGGCCACCGCATCGTCACCACGATCGACCGGAAGCGGCAGGACGCCTTCGTCGAAGCCGTCGACGAACAGCTGATGTCCAAGCTCGACAAGAAGGAGCGCAAGGTCGACCGCTATGTGCGGGCGGGCGGCGCCTCCATCGACCCGAAGACGGGCAAGGTCGTCGCGATGTACGGCGGCATCGACTACACCGAGCAGTACGTCAACAACGCCACCCGGCGCGACTACCAGGTCGGCTCCACCTTCAAGCCCTTCGTTCTCGCCGCCGCCGTCGACAAGGGCTCCAAGACCCTCGACGGCCGCCCCATCACACCGAACGCCCGCTACGACGGCACCAGCGGCCGCGCCGTACAGGCCCGGTCCGGATCGACCGACTACAAGCCGGAGAACGAGGACGAGCGGAGCTACGGGCAGCTCACGGTCGCCGAGGCCACCGACAAATCCGTCAACGCCGTCTACGCGCAGATGGCCCAGGACGTCGGCCCCGCCACCGTCCGCCGCACCGCCGTCGGCCTCGGGCTGCCCGAGGACACCCCGGATCTCACCCCCGACCCCTCCGTTGCCCTTGGCGTCGCCACCGCCAGCGTCCTCGACATGACCGAGGCATACGCCACCCTCGCCAACCACGGCGAACACCGCGAACCCGTCCTCGTCACCAAGATCACCAAGGGCGATCGGGAACTCGACCTGCCGCGGAAGGAGACGGAGCGGGCCGTCAGCCGCGAGGCCGCCGACACCACCACCTCCGTCCTCAAGGGCGTCGTCGAGAAGGGAACCGGCACCGCCGCCTCCTCCGCCGGCCGCCCCGCCGCGGGCAAGACCGGCACCGCCGAGGAGGACCGCGCGGCCTGGTTCGCCGGCTACACCCCCGACCTCGCCACCGTCGTCGCGGTGATGGGCCAGGACTCCGAGACCGGCGAGCAGAAGAAGCTCTACGGAGCCACCGGGATGGCCCGGATCAACGGCGGCGGCTACCCCGCCCAGATCTGGGGCCAGTACACCGCCGCGGCCCTCAAGGGCAGCCCGGCGGAGAAATTCGACCTCAAGCCGATGGAGGGCGCAAACGACCCCGACCCCGGTGCACCGGGCGACGCGTTCGAAGAGGCCGGGGAGGCCGAAGGCCCCCGGGAGGACACCGGCGAGACCGGCGCCGCCGAGAACCCCGGGGAGACCGGCGGGACGGACGGCCCCGAGACCTCGGCACCGCCCACCGCCTCCGAACCCCCGCCCACCGACGACGGCAAGGGCGGCGGCAGCGGCGGCGACACCGGCGGCACGGACGGAGGTACCGACGGGGGCACGGACGGGGGCGCCGACAGCGGAGGCAGCACCGGCGGTGACACCGGCGGAACCGGCGGAGACACCGGCGGCACGGACAGTACCGGCGGAACGGACGGCGGCGCCGACGGCGGGGGCGGCACGGACACGGCGGGCGCGGACACGGCGAGCACGACCACCTGA
- a CDS encoding ABC transporter permease: MATAAGVFTNTVFGFILTFAYTALWEQRDGLGGYGLSQALTYVWVGQALLMAMATMGGGFQDELIERIRSGDIAVDLFRPADLQLWWLAHDLGRAAFHLLGRGVVPLLVGGAVFDLAFPGGPLPWAAFLLSVLLGVVVSYAIRFLVVLSAFWLLDGQGVVQISALVAMFFSGMLLPLTVFPGLLGEVARMLPWASMLQVPADVFLGKYGGWELAGAYGFQAGWALALLAAGRVLQSVAVRRVVVQGG; the protein is encoded by the coding sequence ATGGCCACGGCCGCGGGTGTCTTCACCAACACGGTCTTCGGCTTCATCCTCACCTTCGCCTACACGGCCCTGTGGGAGCAGCGGGACGGGCTCGGCGGCTACGGCCTGTCGCAGGCGCTGACCTACGTCTGGGTGGGCCAGGCGCTGCTGATGGCGATGGCCACGATGGGCGGCGGCTTCCAGGACGAGCTGATCGAGCGCATCCGCAGCGGCGACATCGCCGTCGACCTCTTCCGTCCCGCCGATCTCCAGCTGTGGTGGCTGGCGCACGATCTCGGCCGGGCGGCGTTCCATCTGCTGGGGCGGGGAGTGGTGCCGTTGCTGGTGGGCGGGGCGGTCTTCGATCTGGCGTTCCCCGGCGGGCCGCTGCCGTGGGCGGCGTTCCTGCTGTCGGTGCTGCTGGGCGTGGTGGTGAGCTACGCGATCCGCTTCCTGGTGGTGCTGTCGGCGTTCTGGCTGCTCGACGGGCAGGGCGTCGTCCAGATCTCGGCGCTGGTGGCGATGTTCTTCTCGGGGATGCTGCTGCCGCTGACGGTCTTTCCCGGGCTGCTGGGGGAGGTGGCGCGGATGCTGCCGTGGGCGTCGATGCTCCAGGTCCCCGCGGATGTGTTCCTCGGGAAGTACGGCGGCTGGGAGCTGGCCGGGGCGTACGGGTTCCAGGCCGGGTGGGCGCTGGCGCTGCTCGCGGCGGGGCGGGTGCTGCAGTCGGTCGCGGTGCGGAGGGTGGTGGTCCAGGGTGGCTGA
- a CDS encoding ABC transporter permease, translating to MWVRSTMVYRTSFLLTALGNFATTALDFVAILLMFSHVEALGGFGFAEVALLYGTSATAFGLAHLLLGGMDGLGARVRRGSLDGMLVRPVPLLAQVAADGFKLRRIGRLAQGLLVLGWSLAVLEAEWTPLTVLMVPVAVVSGAAIFGALLVAGGSFQFWAQDAAEVQNSFTYGGTTLLQYPPTVFARELVAGTVFVVPLAFVNWLPVLFVLGRDDPLGLPGWVDFLSPLVAVVCWVPAGLVWRAGLGSYRSAGS from the coding sequence ATGTGGGTGCGCTCGACGATGGTGTACCGGACGTCGTTCCTGCTGACGGCGCTGGGCAACTTCGCCACCACCGCGCTCGACTTCGTCGCGATCCTGCTGATGTTCTCCCATGTGGAGGCGCTCGGGGGCTTCGGCTTCGCGGAGGTCGCCCTGCTGTACGGGACCTCGGCCACCGCCTTCGGCCTGGCGCATCTGCTGCTGGGCGGCATGGACGGGCTCGGGGCCCGGGTCCGGCGCGGGAGCCTGGACGGGATGCTGGTGCGCCCGGTGCCGCTGCTGGCGCAGGTGGCGGCGGACGGCTTCAAGCTGCGCCGGATCGGCCGGCTCGCGCAGGGGCTGCTGGTGCTGGGCTGGTCGCTGGCCGTCCTGGAGGCCGAGTGGACGCCGCTGACGGTGCTGATGGTGCCGGTGGCGGTGGTGAGCGGCGCGGCGATCTTCGGCGCGCTGCTCGTCGCGGGCGGTTCCTTTCAGTTCTGGGCGCAGGATGCCGCGGAGGTGCAGAACTCCTTCACCTACGGCGGTACGACGTTGCTGCAGTACCCGCCGACGGTGTTCGCGCGGGAGTTGGTGGCCGGGACGGTTTTCGTGGTGCCGTTGGCCTTCGTGAACTGGCTGCCGGTGCTGTTCGTCCTGGGCCGCGACGACCCGCTGGGCCTGCCGGGCTGGGTCGATTTCCTGTCGCCGCTGGTGGCGGTGGTGTGCTGGGTGCCCGCCGGGCTGGTGTGGCGGGCGGGACTGGGTTCGTACCGGAGTGCGGGGAGCTGA
- a CDS encoding ABC transporter ATP-binding protein, which yields MDGGDGSGYGGSGAGGGAGTGRGRDGGTGPGGAEPLIELDGVEKVFRVRRRVGRLRRERREVRAVDGISFRVRRGEMVGYIGPNGAGKSTTVKMLTGILVPSAGRVRVAGADPSRERMRLAHRIGVVFGQRTTLWWDLPLRDSYALARRLYRIPDRRFRENLDRCVELLGLGALLDVPVRQLSLGQRMRGDIAAALLHDPEVLYLDEPTIGLDVLSKAKVRRFLADVNAERGTTVLLTTHDLTDIEQLCRRVMVIDHGRVVFDGDLEGLHAAGGSERVLVVDLERELPPIDLSGAGLPGVRVVRTEGPRQWLAFPAGGSAAPVVAAVAAEHPLVDLSVREPAIEDVIARMYAERAAF from the coding sequence ATGGACGGCGGCGACGGCAGCGGCTACGGCGGCAGCGGCGCGGGAGGCGGTGCCGGGACGGGCCGTGGCCGGGACGGCGGGACGGGCCCGGGTGGCGCGGAGCCGCTCATCGAACTGGACGGTGTGGAGAAGGTCTTCCGGGTCCGGCGCCGGGTGGGGCGGCTGCGCCGGGAGCGGCGCGAGGTGCGGGCGGTGGACGGCATCTCCTTCCGGGTGCGGCGCGGCGAGATGGTCGGCTACATCGGTCCCAACGGCGCGGGGAAGTCCACCACCGTCAAGATGCTCACCGGCATCCTGGTGCCCAGCGCCGGCCGGGTGCGGGTCGCGGGCGCCGATCCGTCGCGGGAGCGGATGCGGCTGGCGCACCGGATCGGGGTGGTGTTCGGGCAGCGCACCACGCTCTGGTGGGATCTGCCGCTGCGCGACTCGTACGCGCTGGCCCGCCGGCTGTACCGGATCCCGGACCGCCGTTTCCGGGAGAACCTCGACCGCTGCGTCGAACTGCTCGGTCTCGGAGCGTTGTTGGACGTCCCGGTGCGGCAGCTCTCACTGGGCCAGCGGATGCGCGGTGACATCGCGGCGGCCCTGCTGCACGATCCCGAGGTGCTGTATCTGGACGAGCCGACGATCGGCCTCGACGTCCTGAGCAAGGCGAAGGTCCGGCGCTTTCTCGCCGACGTCAACGCCGAGCGCGGCACCACGGTGCTCCTCACGACCCATGACCTCACCGACATCGAGCAGTTGTGCCGCCGGGTGATGGTGATCGACCACGGCCGGGTGGTGTTCGACGGCGATCTGGAAGGGCTGCACGCGGCGGGTGGCAGTGAGCGCGTCCTCGTCGTGGACCTGGAACGGGAGCTGCCGCCGATCGACCTGTCCGGCGCGGGGCTGCCGGGGGTGCGGGTGGTGCGGACGGAGGGCCCGCGGCAGTGGCTGGCGTTCCCGGCGGGCGGGAGTGCCGCGCCGGTGGTGGCGGCGGTGGCCGCTGAGCATCCGCTGGTGGACCTGTCGGTGCGGGAGCCCGCGATCGAGGACGTCATCGCCCGGATGTACGCGGAGCGGGCGGCCTTCTGA
- a CDS encoding DUF1707 and DUF2154 domain-containing protein, with protein MMSEPPELRASDADRERVAEVLREAVAEGRLTMEEFDERLDAAYRARTYAELEPLTRDLPVGGAAGLPVVRAPGEPAAAGAAGEVSWPSRIGGTPSSRWAVGILGGFQRRGRWVAPRRFTAVTVMGGGEIDLREARFEDREIVIRCFAVMGGVNVVVPPGMGLDVRGFGLMGGFDQSKVDEGDPGAPKVVVTGFAFWGGVGTERKLPREERRRLKAERKRRELEEKGEKDGGRDRLEKRERRELED; from the coding sequence ATGATGAGCGAACCTCCTGAACTGCGGGCCTCCGACGCCGACCGTGAACGCGTCGCCGAGGTGCTCCGCGAGGCCGTCGCCGAAGGGCGCCTGACGATGGAGGAGTTCGACGAGCGGCTCGACGCGGCCTACCGGGCGCGCACCTACGCCGAGTTGGAGCCGCTGACCCGTGATCTCCCGGTGGGCGGGGCGGCGGGCCTGCCGGTGGTGCGCGCACCGGGGGAGCCGGCCGCCGCCGGGGCCGCCGGAGAGGTCTCCTGGCCGTCCCGGATCGGCGGCACGCCCAGTTCGAGGTGGGCGGTCGGCATCCTGGGCGGCTTCCAGCGCCGGGGCCGCTGGGTGGCGCCGCGCCGGTTCACGGCCGTGACGGTGATGGGCGGTGGGGAGATCGATCTGCGCGAGGCGCGGTTCGAGGACCGCGAGATCGTGATCCGCTGCTTCGCCGTCATGGGCGGGGTGAACGTGGTGGTGCCGCCCGGGATGGGCCTGGACGTCCGCGGCTTCGGCCTGATGGGCGGCTTCGACCAGAGCAAGGTGGACGAGGGCGATCCGGGCGCGCCGAAGGTCGTGGTCACCGGCTTCGCCTTCTGGGGCGGGGTCGGCACGGAGCGGAAGCTGCCCAGGGAGGAGCGCCGCCGGCTCAAGGCCGAGCGGAAGCGGCGCGAGCTGGAGGAGAAGGGGGAGAAGGACGGGGGCCGGGACCGCCTGGAGAAGCGGGAACGCCGGGAGCTGGAGGACTGA
- a CDS encoding hemolysin family protein: MSAVLGLLAVLVLTLGTGYFVAQEFAYVAADRLALAREAAAGDRRAARALKVLERLSFMLSGAQLGITVTGLVVGFLAEPSVSALLKPVLDGLGLAGGTATAISVVLAFTIATVLQMVIGELAPKNLALAVPEPLAKSLAASTLLYLKIVGPLVHVFDSTANRLLRKVGIEPVEELHHGATLEELSHLIGESHEQGQLPADTAELVDHALEFSERTLSRVMVPRVDAVFVDRDATLAGAAGLIAEHGHSSYPVLGGHPDDIVGVIGVWELMRLPAGGFGTTKAGEVARQPLFLPDTLPLPEAVAQMRERDDEFAVVLDEHGGVAGIVTYEDIAEELVGDIADETDTVVRLATADGAGWLVDAGRRLDEVEQATGIALPEEEDYDTVAGLVIDRLGRFPAVGDRLTVEGVAIEVLSLDRHVPERVRIERSAAEEAQA; this comes from the coding sequence CTGAGCGCCGTACTCGGCCTGCTGGCCGTTCTCGTCCTGACGCTCGGCACCGGCTACTTCGTCGCCCAGGAGTTCGCGTACGTCGCCGCCGACCGGCTCGCGCTGGCCCGTGAGGCGGCGGCGGGCGACCGGCGGGCCGCACGGGCCCTGAAGGTCCTGGAGCGGCTCTCTTTCATGCTCTCCGGTGCGCAGCTCGGCATCACGGTCACCGGACTGGTGGTCGGCTTCCTCGCCGAACCGTCCGTGTCGGCCCTGCTGAAGCCCGTACTGGACGGCCTCGGGCTGGCCGGCGGCACGGCCACGGCGATCTCCGTCGTGCTGGCCTTCACGATCGCCACCGTCCTGCAGATGGTGATCGGTGAACTCGCTCCGAAGAACCTGGCGCTCGCCGTGCCGGAGCCGCTGGCGAAGTCCCTGGCCGCCTCCACTCTGCTCTATCTGAAGATCGTCGGCCCGCTCGTACACGTCTTCGACAGCACCGCCAACAGGCTGCTCCGCAAGGTCGGCATCGAGCCGGTGGAGGAGTTGCACCACGGTGCCACCCTGGAAGAGCTGAGCCACCTGATCGGCGAGTCGCACGAGCAGGGGCAGCTTCCGGCGGACACCGCCGAACTCGTCGACCACGCACTGGAGTTCTCCGAGCGCACCCTCAGCCGGGTGATGGTCCCGCGGGTGGACGCCGTGTTCGTGGACCGGGACGCCACCCTGGCCGGGGCGGCCGGACTGATCGCCGAGCACGGCCACTCCAGCTATCCCGTGCTCGGCGGACACCCCGACGACATCGTGGGTGTCATCGGGGTGTGGGAGCTGATGCGGCTGCCCGCCGGCGGCTTCGGGACCACGAAGGCGGGCGAGGTGGCCCGGCAGCCGCTGTTCCTGCCCGACACCCTTCCGCTTCCGGAGGCGGTGGCGCAGATGAGAGAGCGGGACGACGAGTTCGCCGTCGTGCTCGACGAGCACGGGGGCGTCGCCGGCATCGTCACCTACGAGGACATCGCGGAGGAACTGGTCGGAGACATCGCGGACGAGACCGACACCGTCGTCCGGCTCGCCACCGCCGACGGGGCCGGCTGGCTCGTCGACGCGGGGCGCCGCCTGGACGAGGTCGAGCAGGCCACCGGCATCGCGCTGCCCGAGGAGGAGGACTACGACACCGTCGCGGGCCTCGTCATCGACCGGCTCGGCCGCTTCCCCGCCGTCGGGGACCGTCTCACCGTGGAGGGTGTCGCGATCGAGGTTCTGAGCCTGGACCGGCATGTACCGGAACGCGTCCGGATCGAGCGCTCGGCGGCCGAGGAGGCCCAGGCATGA
- a CDS encoding hemolysin family protein yields the protein MSFPMALFVTVLLLVASGFFVAGEFALVAAKRHRMEKAAEEGRRGAKAALAGMRELSLMLAGAQLGITVCTLGLGSISKPAISHQVDPLLLKLGLPAGLSYGIAFAFAMALVVFLHMVVGEMAPKSWAIAHPERSAMLLGTPFRAVVKAVRPLLWVLNQVSNALVRMCRVQPRDELTAVHNREQLTHLVEESERLGLINKTASEMITRSLTEPQTPLAGLQVPADEIVTVPADADVDTILSTATAAGRARLLVKDGEAVLGSVHARDALVARARGRAATARPLARPVPELTGTDSLSHAVEQLRRHRASLAVIRDADGRLTGLVSLDDLLARLMVARTT from the coding sequence ATGAGTTTCCCCATGGCACTGTTCGTGACCGTTCTGCTCCTCGTCGCCAGCGGGTTCTTCGTGGCCGGTGAGTTCGCCCTGGTCGCGGCCAAGCGTCACCGCATGGAGAAGGCCGCCGAGGAAGGCCGGCGCGGCGCGAAGGCGGCGCTCGCCGGTATGCGCGAGCTGTCGCTGATGCTCGCCGGCGCCCAGCTGGGGATCACGGTCTGCACGCTCGGGCTCGGCTCGATCTCCAAGCCCGCCATCTCCCACCAGGTCGATCCCCTGCTGCTGAAGCTCGGCCTGCCCGCCGGGCTCAGCTACGGCATCGCGTTCGCCTTCGCCATGGCTCTCGTGGTGTTCCTGCACATGGTGGTCGGCGAGATGGCCCCCAAGTCGTGGGCGATCGCCCATCCGGAGCGTTCCGCGATGCTGCTCGGCACGCCCTTCCGGGCCGTGGTGAAGGCCGTACGGCCGCTGCTCTGGGTCCTCAACCAGGTCAGCAACGCTCTGGTCCGGATGTGCCGCGTACAGCCGCGCGACGAACTGACCGCGGTCCACAACCGCGAGCAACTCACCCATCTGGTGGAGGAGTCGGAACGGCTCGGCCTGATCAACAAGACCGCCTCCGAAATGATCACCCGGTCGCTGACCGAGCCGCAGACCCCCCTCGCGGGACTCCAGGTACCCGCTGACGAGATCGTGACCGTGCCGGCCGACGCCGACGTGGACACGATCCTGTCGACGGCCACCGCCGCCGGCCGGGCACGCCTGCTCGTCAAGGACGGAGAGGCGGTCCTCGGCTCGGTGCACGCGCGGGACGCGCTGGTGGCCCGGGCCCGGGGGCGCGCCGCCACGGCTCGCCCGCTCGCCCGGCCGGTCCCGGAGCTGACGGGCACGGACAGCCTCTCCCACGCGGTCGAGCAGCTGCGCCGGCACCGCGCCTCCCTCGCTGTCATCCGGGACGCGGACGGCCGGCTCACCGGATTGGTCAGCCTGGATGATCTCCTCGCCCGTCTGATGGTGGCGCGCACCACGTAG
- a CDS encoding TerD family protein — protein MGVSLAKGGNVSLSKEAPGLTAVVVGLGWDVRTTSGTDFDLDASALLLNDSGRVVTDRHFVFYNNLTSPDGSVEHTGDNLTGEGEGDDESIKVDLAAVPADVTRIVFPVSIHDAENRGQSFGQVRNAFIRVVNQAGGSELARYDLSEDAATETAMVFGELYRHGAEWKFRAVGQGYASGLAGIAADFGVNV, from the coding sequence ATGGGTGTGAGCCTCGCCAAGGGCGGCAACGTCTCGCTGAGCAAGGAGGCCCCCGGCCTGACCGCCGTCGTGGTGGGACTCGGCTGGGACGTCCGCACCACCTCCGGCACCGACTTCGACCTCGACGCCAGCGCTCTGCTGCTGAACGACTCCGGCAGGGTCGTCACCGACCGGCACTTCGTCTTCTACAACAACCTCACCAGCCCCGACGGCTCCGTCGAGCACACCGGTGACAACCTCACCGGCGAGGGGGAGGGCGACGACGAATCCATCAAGGTCGACCTCGCCGCCGTACCCGCCGACGTCACCCGCATCGTCTTCCCCGTCTCCATCCACGACGCCGAGAACCGCGGCCAGAGCTTCGGCCAGGTCCGCAACGCCTTCATCCGCGTCGTCAATCAGGCGGGCGGCTCCGAACTCGCCCGCTACGACCTGAGCGAGGACGCCGCCACCGAGACCGCCATGGTCTTCGGTGAGCTCTACCGGCACGGCGCGGAGTGGAAGTTCCGGGCCGTAGGCCAGGGCTACGCCTCCGGGCTCGCCGGCATCGCGGCCGACTTCGGCGTCAACGTCTGA
- a CDS encoding BlaI/MecI/CopY family transcriptional regulator — protein MTTERNECVARRRPGRRAQGELESEVLAALRSAPQPVTAAYVHQRVGRGLAYTTVVTTLTRLQAKGAVERRRAGRAFEWTAVADEAGLAALRMRRLLDAEADREGVLARFVTALLPDDGQLLRGLLARTDEAEG, from the coding sequence ATGACGACGGAGCGGAACGAGTGCGTTGCCCGCCGGCGGCCCGGCCGCCGGGCTCAGGGGGAGCTGGAGAGCGAGGTTCTCGCCGCTCTGAGGAGTGCGCCACAGCCGGTCACCGCCGCCTATGTGCACCAGCGTGTCGGCCGGGGCCTCGCCTACACGACCGTGGTCACCACCCTGACCCGGCTGCAGGCCAAGGGAGCGGTCGAACGGCGGCGGGCGGGCCGGGCCTTCGAGTGGACGGCGGTCGCCGACGAGGCGGGGCTGGCGGCCCTGCGGATGCGCCGCCTCCTGGACGCGGAGGCGGATCGCGAGGGTGTGCTGGCCAGATTCGTCACCGCTCTGCTGCCCGACGACGGACAGCTGCTGCGCGGTCTCCTGGCCCGGACCGACGAGGCCGAAGGCTGA
- a CDS encoding M56 family metallopeptidase: MGVFVFLPLVLPLSAWPVARLAEQHLHPRAATWLLTVAAVVLAVCSTLCLALLMVVGTAQLPGNPLPDGWSDPEVREAVPYDEVAGKAAIPALIGVLLSCGRAARHHHRLRLRASRALAGLPPRSVAVLPDDVPYAYALPGRRDRIVTTTGMLRGLTGPERRALFAHERAHLAGRHHRFLLAVQLAGRANPFLRPLRTAVAYTTERWADEEAAARIGDRRLVARAVGKAALASSGAPGATLAGFAAPGPGPRRVAALLGPAPVVRSWPPVFTAVGLAAWGAAVGTTVSVLSSANAAVSLFFILQAATPL, encoded by the coding sequence GTGGGCGTCTTCGTCTTCCTGCCCCTCGTCCTGCCGCTGTCGGCGTGGCCGGTGGCCCGGCTGGCCGAGCAGCATCTGCACCCGCGTGCGGCCACCTGGCTGCTGACCGTGGCCGCCGTCGTCCTGGCCGTCTGCAGCACTCTGTGCCTGGCCCTGCTGATGGTGGTCGGCACCGCCCAGCTCCCCGGCAATCCGCTGCCGGACGGCTGGTCCGATCCGGAGGTCCGCGAGGCGGTCCCGTACGACGAGGTCGCGGGCAAGGCCGCCATCCCCGCCCTGATCGGGGTGCTCCTCTCCTGCGGCCGGGCGGCCCGGCACCACCACCGCTTACGGCTCCGCGCGAGCCGGGCGCTCGCGGGACTGCCGCCACGGTCGGTCGCGGTTCTGCCGGATGACGTCCCGTACGCGTACGCACTCCCCGGACGACGCGACCGCATCGTCACGACGACGGGCATGCTGCGCGGTCTGACGGGCCCTGAGCGCCGTGCCCTGTTCGCACATGAGCGCGCCCATCTCGCGGGCCGTCACCACCGGTTCCTGCTGGCCGTACAGCTCGCCGGCCGCGCGAACCCGTTCCTGCGTCCGCTGCGCACCGCCGTCGCATACACGACCGAGCGGTGGGCCGACGAGGAAGCCGCCGCCCGGATCGGTGACCGCCGGCTCGTGGCACGGGCGGTCGGCAAGGCCGCGCTCGCCTCGAGCGGGGCCCCCGGCGCCACCCTGGCGGGCTTCGCCGCACCGGGCCCCGGACCGCGCCGTGTGGCCGCACTGCTGGGGCCGGCGCCCGTGGTGCGGAGCTGGCCGCCGGTGTTCACCGCGGTCGGCCTGGCCGCCTGGGGAGCCGCCGTCGGCACCACGGTCTCGGTGCTGTCGTCGGCCAACGCCGCGGTCAGTCTGTTCTTCATCCTGCAGGCCGCCACCCCGCTCTAG